A genomic segment from Rubrobacter tropicus encodes:
- the galE gene encoding UDP-glucose 4-epimerase GalE — protein sequence MKLLVTGGAGYVGSVVASQLVEAGHETVVLDDLSKGHANAVPEGALLVEGSLLDEGFLRETLSGGFDGVLHFAALSLVAESVEQPERYYRNNVVGTLNLLEAMVETGVRRLVFSSTAAVYGEPEEVPIPETAPTRPTNPYGSSKLAVDGLIRDVARARGLCATSLRYFNVAGASGRFGEDHEPETHLIPIVLQAAAGTRESVKIFGTDYPTRDGTAVRDYIHIEDLGRAHLLALEASEPGEHRVYNLGNGSGFSVLQVIEVARKVAGVDIRAKEAPRRTGDPPELVASSDKIKTELGWKPEKPSLEAMISDAWAWMQDHPGGYE from the coding sequence TTGAAGCTCCTCGTTACGGGCGGGGCCGGGTACGTGGGTAGCGTCGTCGCCTCCCAACTCGTGGAGGCCGGGCACGAGACGGTCGTCCTGGACGACCTCTCGAAGGGCCACGCGAACGCCGTTCCGGAGGGGGCTTTGCTCGTCGAAGGCTCCCTGCTAGATGAGGGTTTCTTGCGCGAGACGCTCTCGGGCGGCTTCGACGGGGTCCTCCACTTCGCGGCGCTCTCTCTCGTGGCCGAGTCCGTGGAGCAGCCCGAGCGCTACTACCGCAACAACGTCGTCGGCACCCTCAACCTTCTGGAGGCGATGGTGGAGACCGGCGTTCGGCGGCTCGTGTTCTCGTCCACGGCGGCCGTCTACGGTGAGCCCGAGGAGGTTCCGATTCCCGAGACGGCCCCGACGAGGCCGACCAACCCCTACGGGTCATCCAAGCTCGCGGTGGACGGGCTGATCCGGGACGTAGCGCGGGCGCGGGGACTCTGCGCGACGAGTTTGCGGTACTTCAACGTGGCCGGCGCCAGTGGGCGGTTCGGCGAGGACCACGAGCCCGAGACGCACCTGATTCCGATAGTCCTCCAGGCCGCCGCCGGGACGCGCGAGTCGGTCAAGATCTTTGGCACCGACTACCCGACCCGCGACGGCACGGCCGTCCGCGACTACATCCACATAGAGGACCTCGGACGAGCCCACCTGCTGGCGCTCGAAGCCTCGGAGCCGGGCGAGCACCGCGTCTACAACCTCGGCAACGGCTCGGGCTTCTCCGTGCTCCAGGTGATAGAGGTCGCCAGAAAGGTTGCGGGGGTAGACATCAGGGCCAAAGAGGCGCCGCGCAGGACGGGGGACCCGCCCGAGCTCGTTGCCTCCAGCGACAAGATAAAGACCGAGCTCGGCTGGAAACCCGAGAAACCTTCCCTCGAAGCCATGATCTCCGACGCCTGGGCCTGGATGCAAGACCACCCAGGCGGATACGAGTAG
- the galT gene encoding galactose-1-phosphate uridylyltransferase — translation MNQLRWDPTLREWVAYATHRQDRTFLPPAEYCPLDPTKPGGFPTEVPRESYDIVVFENKFPSFSPNAAEAGGVGDPQMTVAPGRGVCEVVLYSQDHDSTLAGMPEGRIRNLVHVWADRYEELGALDFVEYVFIFENKGEAIGVTLHHPHGQIYAYPFVPPRPKKELEAARDYRAENGGSCLHCDLLAGELDDGRRVVVEGEHFAAFVPYHAHFPYEAHVYARRCAPSIADLEAPERRDLARVLKRLLVGYDKLFGFSLPYMMVMHQAPTDGGDHAGVAHFHVEFYPPNRTADKLKYLAGSETGAGAYIVDALPEETAGKLREAVGAAR, via the coding sequence ATGAACCAGCTCCGCTGGGACCCGACGCTCCGCGAGTGGGTGGCCTACGCGACGCACCGCCAGGACCGAACCTTCCTCCCGCCTGCCGAATACTGCCCCCTGGACCCCACGAAGCCGGGCGGCTTCCCGACCGAGGTCCCCCGCGAGTCCTACGACATCGTCGTCTTCGAGAACAAGTTCCCGTCTTTCTCCCCGAACGCCGCGGAGGCCGGCGGGGTCGGCGATCCGCAGATGACCGTCGCCCCGGGGCGGGGGGTCTGCGAGGTCGTCCTCTACTCCCAGGACCACGACTCCACCCTGGCTGGTATGCCCGAGGGACGCATCCGCAACCTCGTCCACGTGTGGGCCGACCGCTACGAGGAGCTCGGCGCCCTGGACTTTGTCGAGTACGTGTTCATCTTCGAGAACAAAGGCGAGGCAATCGGGGTGACGCTTCACCACCCGCACGGCCAGATCTACGCCTACCCATTCGTCCCGCCCCGCCCCAAGAAAGAGCTTGAGGCGGCCCGCGACTACAGGGCCGAAAACGGAGGCTCCTGCCTCCACTGCGACCTCCTCGCCGGGGAACTCGACGACGGGCGCCGCGTCGTCGTCGAGGGCGAACACTTCGCCGCCTTCGTCCCGTACCACGCCCACTTCCCCTACGAAGCGCACGTCTACGCCCGCCGTTGCGCCCCGTCCATAGCCGACCTCGAAGCCCCGGAGCGCCGCGACCTCGCCCGCGTCCTGAAGCGGCTTTTAGTCGGCTACGACAAACTCTTCGGCTTCTCCCTGCCTTACATGATGGTGATGCACCAGGCCCCAACCGACGGCGGGGACCACGCCGGCGTCGCCCACTTCCACGTGGAGTTTTACCCCCCGAACCGGACCGCGGACAAGCTGAAGTACCTCGCCGGCAGCGAGACGGGCGCCGGCGCCTACATAGTGGATGCCCTCCCCGAAGAGACGGCGGGTAAGCTTCGGGAGGCCGTCGGGGCGGCGCGTTGA
- a CDS encoding GMC family oxidoreductase, which yields MLALNRRESRTAAALFERLFPNDENGPGAGGIGVLAYLDRALAGAYREEAETYRRGLAALDGASVERYGETFAGCKIDQQDALISALERGELTGFAVPDGRSFFALARAHLQEGLFADPIHGGNRDKLGWRFLDHPGINFENPVEASFSDEPATRNGIQALEDLNPDEGAAGEIPGHDPQRGAEPPSGPADVVLVGVGAVGALVAPILARAGLRVVGLEAGPWRRTGDYVPDELTSAFYCRGDMGRKFLDETPRWRRNEGEPTREATFSLGRMMNGVGGSVVHWGGALRRCHPHHFRYLTHVRERFGEGALPEGHTLADWPVTYEDLEPYYAAIEHHVGVSGDAGANPFVPRDDPYPMPPLRGSRTSEAFREAAEAMGLHPYPTPVAVNSVPYNGHQATGYGGWMAGFGPFRDDRWTPGLTSVPEALATGNLDLRTGCRVVKVLTDGGGRATGVEYVDAGGEARVQMARTVILCGYTFENVRLLLLSGDGRHQHGLGNDEGQVGRHFMTKMWADVYGHFPDTAFNRHAGPSAQMWGLDDFIAEDFDSPAHGFVGGATPNVENQQLPIQISREGLPPGVRAWGKEYKDHLRRWQHVCPIRIQPESLSYETDFLDLDPRHRDRSGRGLPVVRITCDLRENERRLAEFMEGKAEEILREMGAEKTWRGPRFRGVCSSHDLGGARTGEDPASSVVNPDLRVHDTPGLYVFGGAVFPTCPGVNPTLTMWALCCRAAEQLVGRLKAGEER from the coding sequence TTGTTGGCGTTGAACCGGCGCGAGTCACGGACGGCGGCGGCGCTCTTCGAGCGCCTGTTTCCAAACGACGAGAACGGGCCGGGGGCGGGTGGGATCGGGGTGCTCGCTTATCTGGATCGGGCGCTGGCGGGCGCGTACCGGGAAGAGGCCGAGACCTACCGCCGCGGCCTCGCGGCCTTGGATGGGGCTTCCGTGGAGAGGTACGGAGAAACCTTCGCAGGCTGCAAGATCGATCAGCAGGATGCCCTGATCTCCGCCCTCGAAAGGGGCGAGCTGACCGGCTTTGCGGTCCCTGACGGGCGCTCGTTCTTCGCGCTGGCGCGGGCGCACCTGCAGGAAGGCCTCTTCGCGGACCCCATCCACGGCGGCAACCGCGACAAGCTGGGCTGGAGGTTCCTGGACCATCCCGGAATAAACTTCGAGAACCCCGTCGAGGCGAGCTTCTCCGACGAGCCTGCGACCAGGAACGGCATACAGGCCCTCGAAGACCTGAACCCGGACGAGGGGGCGGCCGGGGAGATCCCGGGCCACGACCCGCAACGCGGAGCCGAACCTCCCTCCGGCCCCGCCGACGTCGTGCTGGTCGGGGTCGGCGCGGTCGGCGCCCTCGTCGCCCCAATACTCGCCCGCGCCGGCCTGCGCGTGGTCGGGCTGGAGGCCGGCCCCTGGCGCCGGACGGGCGACTACGTGCCCGACGAGCTAACCTCGGCCTTCTACTGCCGGGGCGACATGGGCCGGAAGTTCCTGGACGAGACGCCCCGCTGGCGGCGCAACGAGGGCGAACCCACGCGCGAGGCGACCTTCTCGCTGGGGCGCATGATGAACGGCGTCGGCGGCTCCGTCGTCCACTGGGGCGGCGCGCTTCGGCGCTGCCACCCGCACCACTTCAGGTACCTCACGCACGTGCGCGAGCGCTTCGGCGAGGGGGCGCTGCCGGAGGGTCACACCCTCGCCGACTGGCCCGTCACCTACGAGGACCTGGAACCGTACTACGCGGCGATCGAACACCACGTCGGGGTCTCCGGCGACGCCGGCGCAAACCCCTTCGTCCCGCGCGACGATCCCTACCCCATGCCGCCGCTGCGAGGCTCCCGCACGAGCGAGGCCTTCCGCGAGGCGGCCGAGGCGATGGGACTCCACCCTTATCCCACGCCGGTCGCCGTCAACAGCGTGCCGTACAACGGGCATCAGGCGACGGGCTACGGGGGTTGGATGGCCGGTTTCGGGCCTTTCAGGGACGACCGCTGGACCCCGGGTCTGACCTCGGTCCCTGAGGCCCTGGCCACCGGAAACCTCGACCTGAGGACCGGCTGCCGGGTCGTGAAGGTCCTGACCGACGGCGGCGGACGCGCGACCGGCGTCGAGTACGTGGACGCGGGCGGGGAGGCGCGCGTGCAGATGGCGCGCACGGTCATCCTGTGCGGCTACACCTTCGAGAACGTGAGGCTGCTGTTGCTCTCGGGCGACGGTCGTCACCAGCACGGCCTCGGCAACGACGAGGGACAGGTAGGCAGGCACTTCATGACCAAGATGTGGGCGGACGTCTACGGGCACTTCCCCGACACCGCTTTCAACCGCCACGCCGGGCCGTCGGCCCAGATGTGGGGCCTCGACGACTTTATAGCCGAGGACTTCGATTCGCCGGCGCACGGCTTCGTGGGCGGGGCCACGCCGAACGTCGAGAACCAGCAGTTGCCCATCCAGATCTCCCGCGAAGGACTCCCGCCCGGCGTGCGGGCCTGGGGAAAAGAATACAAAGACCACCTCAGAAGGTGGCAGCACGTCTGCCCGATCCGGATTCAGCCCGAGTCTCTCTCCTACGAGACGGACTTCCTGGACCTGGACCCCCGCCACCGCGACAGGAGCGGGCGCGGGCTGCCCGTGGTCCGTATCACCTGCGACCTGCGCGAGAACGAGCGGCGCTTGGCCGAGTTCATGGAAGGCAAGGCCGAGGAGATACTGCGCGAAATGGGCGCGGAGAAGACCTGGCGCGGCCCGCGCTTTCGGGGCGTCTGCAGCAGCCACGACCTCGGCGGGGCGAGGACGGGCGAGGACCCCGCATCGTCCGTGGTGAACCCCGACCTGCGCGTCCACGACACGCCTGGCCTCTACGTCTTCGGCGGGGCCGTCTTCCCGACCTGCCCGGGCGTCAACCCGACGCTCACCATGTGGGCGCTCTGCTGCCGGGCGGCGGAGCAATTGGTCGGGCGTCTGAAAGCCGGGGAAGAGCGATGA
- a CDS encoding mandelate racemase/muconate lactonizing enzyme family protein, whose product MKIDRIETAYYRLPLEPFGDAGHGAIDSEELITVKLHSEGLVGHGYSYTIGRGGRAVKALLDHDIVPLLEGRDAEDIEGLWDLMWQRLLYVGRGGLASFAIAAADIALWDLRGVREGRPLYALLGAGAREIPAYGSGVDLPKPLDELLKQTEGFLERGFPGVKVKVGREDPKEDEKRVGAVRELAGDGVDLMIDANMAWGAEEALERGRRMEEFGLYWYEEPTIPEDVAGHSRLAREMATPIAVGESLHSPHEFRRYVEEKALHVLQIDPVTNGGITASLAALKTADEAGLKTSSHYTDELSAHLLCASKEPIYLEKHAFALDPYLEEPQKVTNGRVRPTESPGTGLRFDERALDPHRVA is encoded by the coding sequence ATGAAGATAGATCGCATAGAGACCGCCTACTACCGGCTGCCGCTCGAGCCCTTCGGGGACGCGGGGCACGGGGCGATCGACTCGGAGGAGTTGATCACCGTCAAGCTCCACTCGGAAGGCCTCGTGGGCCACGGCTACTCCTACACCATCGGCCGCGGCGGTCGCGCCGTCAAGGCCCTCCTCGACCACGACATAGTCCCCCTGCTGGAAGGAAGGGACGCGGAGGACATCGAAGGCCTGTGGGACCTCATGTGGCAACGACTGCTCTACGTGGGACGTGGCGGCCTCGCCTCGTTCGCCATCGCCGCGGCGGACATCGCGCTGTGGGACCTGCGCGGCGTTCGTGAGGGACGACCCCTGTACGCGCTGCTCGGCGCGGGGGCGCGCGAGATCCCGGCCTACGGCTCGGGCGTCGACCTGCCGAAGCCGCTGGACGAACTACTGAAACAGACGGAAGGCTTCCTGGAACGGGGCTTTCCTGGCGTGAAGGTGAAGGTCGGTCGGGAGGACCCGAAAGAAGACGAAAAACGGGTCGGGGCGGTCCGAGAGCTGGCCGGCGACGGCGTGGATTTGATGATCGACGCCAACATGGCCTGGGGCGCGGAGGAGGCCCTGGAGCGCGGGCGGCGGATGGAGGAGTTCGGGCTCTACTGGTACGAGGAGCCGACGATACCCGAGGACGTGGCGGGCCACTCGCGGCTCGCGCGCGAGATGGCGACGCCCATAGCGGTCGGGGAGAGCCTGCACTCGCCGCACGAGTTCCGGCGTTACGTGGAGGAGAAAGCCCTGCACGTGCTCCAGATAGATCCCGTAACCAACGGCGGCATCACCGCCTCGCTGGCGGCGCTGAAGACGGCCGACGAGGCAGGCCTGAAGACCAGCAGCCACTACACCGACGAGCTGAGCGCCCACCTCCTCTGCGCCTCCAAAGAGCCCATCTACCTGGAGAAGCACGCCTTTGCGCTAGACCCCTACCTGGAAGAACCGCAGAAGGTCACCAACGGCCGCGTCAGACCTACCGAGTCACCTGGTACCGGCCTTCGCTTCGACGAGCGGGCGCTGGATCCCCACCGCGTCGCGTAG
- a CDS encoding glycoside hydrolase family 127 protein, producing MLDSTRRPVVVDTSKSPHARLRPLPLTDVRLSDGFWGPRRRANREETLPSQYRHLEETGRLDNFRKASGKMEGRFEGIYFNDSDVYKWLEAAAWSLATDPDPELTKMVDAAITEIEDAQEPDGYLNTYFTFERADKRWTNFDLHEMYCAGHLFQAAVAHFQATGSTRLLGVATRFADHICDTFGPEEEGKRRAVDGHEEVEMALVELFRVTGDRRYLEQAEFFVDARGRGLLGRPYGLHDPSYSQDHSPLREQDEVVGHAVRALYLYSGATDVYAETGEPELLKALRRLWNNMTTRRMYVSGGLGSRHEGEAFGEDFELPNGRAYTETCAAIGSVMWNWRMLVLEGDARYADLIEHTLYNAVLPGFSLDGGHYFYENPLEDEGTHRRQPWFGCACCPPNVARMLASIPGYFYSASDDAVWVHLYAEGSAEVRLNGGRAFRLGQRTNYPWEGDVEIQLDGEGEFAVMLRVPSWCEGGASIEVNGEPFPEQASPGAYAEVRRVWRPGDAVRLRLPMPVRRVEAHPYAAENVGRVALMRGPILFCVEGADNPGLDPRDLVLPNEVRLSEDFQPEQLGGVVVLAGEAEVSPPGEGWDGRLYRTATRQGEKPIGTTRLRAVPYLAWANREPGPMRVWIRSR from the coding sequence GTGCTCGATTCGACGCGGCGCCCGGTCGTGGTCGACACGTCGAAGAGCCCGCACGCCAGGCTCAGGCCGCTGCCCCTGACCGACGTCCGGCTCTCGGACGGGTTTTGGGGGCCGCGGCGGCGCGCCAACCGCGAGGAGACGCTGCCCTCTCAGTACCGTCACCTCGAAGAGACCGGCCGCCTGGACAACTTCCGTAAAGCCTCGGGCAAGATGGAGGGCAGGTTCGAGGGCATCTACTTCAACGACTCCGACGTGTACAAGTGGCTTGAGGCCGCCGCGTGGTCGCTCGCCACTGATCCAGATCCGGAACTAACGAAGATGGTGGACGCCGCCATCACGGAGATCGAGGACGCCCAGGAGCCCGACGGCTACCTGAACACGTACTTTACCTTCGAGCGCGCCGACAAACGCTGGACAAACTTCGACCTGCACGAGATGTACTGCGCCGGGCACCTCTTCCAGGCCGCCGTCGCCCACTTCCAGGCAACGGGCTCTACGCGCCTCCTGGGCGTCGCCACCCGCTTCGCCGACCACATTTGCGACACCTTCGGCCCCGAGGAGGAAGGCAAGCGTCGGGCCGTTGACGGGCACGAGGAGGTCGAGATGGCCCTCGTCGAGCTTTTCAGGGTGACGGGGGACCGGCGCTACCTCGAACAGGCTGAATTCTTCGTGGACGCGCGCGGCCGTGGCCTACTCGGCAGGCCCTACGGGCTGCACGACCCGTCATACAGCCAGGACCACAGTCCCCTTCGCGAACAGGACGAGGTCGTCGGCCACGCCGTGCGCGCCCTCTACCTGTATTCCGGGGCGACGGACGTCTACGCCGAGACGGGAGAACCGGAGCTTCTCAAAGCCCTCCGTCGTCTGTGGAACAACATGACCACGCGCAGGATGTACGTTAGCGGCGGCCTCGGGTCCCGTCATGAGGGCGAGGCTTTCGGGGAAGATTTCGAGCTTCCCAACGGGCGGGCCTACACGGAGACCTGCGCCGCGATAGGCAGCGTCATGTGGAACTGGCGGATGCTGGTGCTGGAGGGGGACGCCCGCTACGCGGATCTGATCGAGCACACCCTCTACAACGCCGTCCTGCCGGGCTTCTCCCTCGACGGCGGCCACTACTTCTACGAGAACCCCTTAGAAGACGAAGGCACGCACCGCCGCCAGCCCTGGTTCGGGTGCGCGTGTTGCCCGCCGAACGTGGCCCGTATGCTCGCCTCGATCCCGGGCTACTTCTACAGCGCTTCCGACGACGCCGTCTGGGTCCACCTCTACGCGGAGGGAAGCGCGGAGGTCAGGCTGAACGGAGGCCGTGCCTTCCGCCTGGGCCAGCGCACGAACTACCCGTGGGAAGGGGACGTGGAGATCCAGCTAGACGGCGAGGGCGAGTTCGCCGTTATGCTCCGCGTTCCCTCCTGGTGCGAGGGTGGTGCCTCCATCGAGGTGAACGGGGAGCCGTTCCCAGAGCAGGCTTCGCCCGGCGCTTACGCCGAGGTCAGGCGCGTCTGGCGGCCCGGCGACGCCGTGCGGCTGCGCCTTCCGATGCCGGTGCGTCGGGTGGAGGCCCACCCTTACGCGGCGGAGAACGTCGGCCGCGTCGCGTTGATGCGGGGCCCGATCCTCTTCTGCGTCGAGGGAGCGGACAACCCCGGCCTCGACCCGCGCGACCTCGTGCTGCCCAACGAAGTTCGACTCTCGGAGGATTTTCAGCCTGAACAGCTGGGCGGCGTGGTCGTGTTGGCGGGGGAGGCCGAAGTATCTCCCCCAGGCGAAGGTTGGGACGGGCGTCTCTACCGCACGGCGACGCGGCAGGGCGAGAAGCCGATCGGAACCACGCGGCTAAGGGCGGTCCCGTACCTTGCCTGGGCCAACCGCGAGCCGGGTCCCATGCGCGTCTGGATCAGGTCGCGCTGA
- a CDS encoding alpha-N-arabinofuranosidase — MAKIKIDPERKVGELDRRVFGGFIEHLGRCIYGGVFDEGSPLSDERGFRRDVLEAAKGLRMPILRWPGGNFVSGYHWTDGIGPREERPRKTELAWFSEESNRFGTHEFIEYCRTLDVEPYICVNMGTGTMDEAQGWVEYCNGTGDTYWANLRRANGQEEPFNVKYWGLGNEMYGDWQIGALSAEEYVKKAREFAKVMRWTDPSIELIGCGLSGVTDWDRVVVEGLAPFVDYHSVHIYTGSDDHWSNVLAPHAADRALRTVRSMIERARYEQGIEHPIHVAYDEWNVWFRARTAETKLEERYNLSDALAVATYLNVFARHCETVKIANLAQMVNVIAPIFTNKEDLFLQTIYHPLKLCAEHMQEVVLDAHVVCEKHDLTVEESTWPHRVADMGPFDVLDVSATCDGSGRDLTLVVVNRDPDNSVQTTVQLTDAAFDGTVTVHEVTGDDPTATNDFGKERVDASERTVDAGGADFEHTFPACSVTVLRAGLRG, encoded by the coding sequence CACCTGGGCCGCTGCATCTACGGCGGCGTCTTCGACGAGGGATCGCCCCTTAGCGATGAGCGGGGCTTCCGCCGGGACGTGCTGGAGGCCGCGAAGGGACTTCGTATGCCGATCCTGCGCTGGCCCGGCGGCAACTTCGTCTCCGGCTACCACTGGACGGACGGCATCGGCCCGCGCGAAGAGCGGCCCCGCAAGACCGAGCTCGCGTGGTTCAGCGAGGAGTCGAACCGCTTCGGCACGCACGAGTTCATCGAGTACTGCCGGACCCTCGACGTCGAGCCGTACATCTGCGTCAACATGGGCACGGGTACTATGGACGAGGCGCAAGGCTGGGTCGAGTACTGCAACGGGACGGGCGACACGTACTGGGCGAACCTCAGGCGCGCCAACGGGCAGGAGGAGCCTTTCAACGTCAAGTACTGGGGTCTTGGCAACGAGATGTACGGTGACTGGCAGATCGGGGCGCTCTCGGCCGAGGAGTACGTAAAGAAGGCCCGCGAGTTCGCCAAGGTGATGCGCTGGACGGACCCGTCCATAGAGCTCATCGGCTGCGGCCTGAGCGGCGTCACGGACTGGGACCGCGTGGTCGTCGAGGGCCTAGCGCCCTTCGTCGACTACCACAGCGTCCACATCTACACCGGCAGCGACGACCACTGGTCGAACGTGCTCGCCCCGCACGCCGCCGACCGGGCGCTCCGGACCGTGCGGTCGATGATAGAGCGCGCCCGTTACGAGCAGGGGATAGAGCACCCCATACACGTCGCCTACGACGAGTGGAACGTCTGGTTCCGGGCGCGCACCGCGGAGACGAAGCTGGAGGAGCGCTACAACCTCTCCGACGCCCTCGCCGTCGCCACCTACCTCAACGTCTTCGCGCGCCACTGCGAGACCGTCAAGATCGCCAACCTCGCGCAGATGGTAAACGTCATAGCCCCGATCTTCACAAACAAAGAAGACCTCTTCCTCCAGACCATCTACCACCCCCTCAAGCTCTGCGCCGAGCACATGCAGGAGGTGGTCCTCGACGCCCACGTCGTCTGCGAAAAACACGACCTGACCGTAGAAGAGTCGACCTGGCCGCACCGCGTGGCCGACATGGGGCCCTTCGACGTCCTCGACGTCTCAGCGACTTGCGACGGGTCGGGCCGGGATCTCACCCTAGTCGTGGTCAACCGCGACCCGGACAACTCGGTCCAGACCACCGTCCAGCTCACCGACGCGGCCTTCGACGGGACCGTCACCGTCCACGAGGTCACGGGAGACGACCCGACCGCCACCAACGACTTCGGCAAGGAGCGGGTAGACGCAAGCGAGCGGACCGTGGACGCTGGCGGGGCCGACTTCGAGCACACCTTTCCCGCGTGTTCGGTCACGGTCCTGCGCGCCGGCCTCCGCGGCTGA